The following are encoded in a window of Physeter macrocephalus isolate SW-GA chromosome 9, ASM283717v5, whole genome shotgun sequence genomic DNA:
- the ABITRAM gene encoding protein Abitram yields the protein MANEPETPVAASAAEPAVPSLVDRYFTRWYKADVKGKLCQDHCILQHSNRICVTLLSGSHVVLQSGKAIKSISYQISTNCSRLQNKVSGKFKRGAQFLTELAPLCKIYCSDGEEYTISSCVRGRLMEVNENILHKPSILQEKPSTEGYIAVVLPKFEESKSITEGLLTQKQYEEVMVQRINATTATS from the exons ATGGCTAACGAGCCCGAGACCCCTGTGGCCGCCTCGGCTGCGGAGCCCGCGGTGCCGTCGCTTGTGGATCGTTACTTCACTCGCTGGTACAAAGCGG atgtCAAAGGAAAACTCTGTCAGGACCACTGTATACTACAACACTCTAACCG AATATGTGTCACCCTACTGTCAGGATCCCATGTAGTTCTTCAAAGTGGAAAAGCAATTAAAAGCATTTCCTATCAAATCAGTACCAACTGTAGCAGACTTCAGAACAAAGTCTCTGGGAAATTTAAGCGG GGGGCACAGTTTCTAACAGAACTTGCACCTCTGTGTAAGATTTACTGCTCTGATGGAGAAGAATACACCATATCTAG ctgTGTTAGAGGACGGTTGATGGAAGTGAATGAAAACATTCTCCATAAGCCATCTATTCTTCAAGAGAAG CCATCCACCGAAGGATACATTGCAGTTGTGTTGCCCAAGTTTGAAGAAAGTAAAAGCATAACAGAAGGgttactgacacaaaaacagtatgaagaaGTCATGGTGCAACGCATCAATGCCACAACAGCGACCTCATGA